From the Chitinolyticbacter meiyuanensis genome, one window contains:
- a CDS encoding DUF2170 family protein, producing MDHALQQRISEAGQRLASQLGAFDVERIPGEVVVYKVAVSGREELPIFITEADSQLLCICYLWTEHDIAPARRTALLEAMLDLNVAIPLSSFGRIGDKYLLYGALARDAGADDLAQDLLALSDNAVDALEAMADYLH from the coding sequence ATGGACCACGCATTGCAACAGCGCATTTCCGAGGCAGGACAACGACTTGCCAGCCAGCTGGGCGCATTTGACGTCGAGCGCATTCCTGGCGAGGTCGTGGTGTACAAGGTCGCGGTCAGCGGCCGGGAAGAGCTGCCGATCTTCATCACGGAAGCTGACAGCCAGCTGTTGTGCATCTGTTACCTTTGGACCGAGCACGACATTGCCCCAGCCCGCCGTACCGCCCTGCTCGAAGCCATGCTCGACCTCAATGTGGCCATTCCACTGTCCTCGTTCGGCCGCATCGGCGACAAGTACCTGCTGTACGGCGCACTGGCCCGCGATGCCGGTGCCGACGATCTCGCCCAGGATCTGCTGGCGCTGAGCGACAACGCAGTCGATGCCCTCGAAGCCATGGCCGACTACCTGCACTGA
- the accC gene encoding acetyl-CoA carboxylase biotin carboxylase subunit, with the protein MFEKVLIANRGEIALRVLRACREMGIKTVVVHSEIDREAKYVKLADESVCIGPNPSPQSYLNMAAIISAAEVTGAQAIHPGYGFLSENADFAQRVEESGFVFIGPRPESIRLMGDKVSAKDAMKKAGVPCVPGSDGAMPEDPKEIIALGKKVGYPVIIKAAGGGGGRGMRVVHAEEELLRSVEMTQSEAQTAFGNPVVYMEKFLQTPRHVEIQILADEHGNAIYLGERDCSMQRRHQKVIEEAPAPGITDAQRKKIGEACAKACREIGYRGAGTFEFLYENGEFYFIEMNTRVQVEHPVTELITGIDIVQEQIRIAAGLPLQFTQKDVKLKGHAIECRINAEDPLKFVPSPGRITTWHTPGGPGVRVDSHVYQGYFVPPNYDSMIGKIITYGDTRAQAMARMRIALSEMVVQGIHTNIPLHQQLLLDAEFAKGGTSIHYLEHQMPAIRAILEGN; encoded by the coding sequence ATGTTTGAAAAAGTCCTTATCGCCAACCGCGGCGAAATCGCGCTGCGGGTGCTGCGCGCCTGCCGCGAGATGGGCATCAAGACCGTGGTCGTCCATTCCGAGATCGACCGCGAAGCCAAGTATGTGAAGCTCGCCGACGAATCGGTCTGCATCGGCCCCAACCCGTCGCCGCAGAGCTACCTCAACATGGCCGCCATCATCTCGGCTGCCGAGGTCACCGGTGCCCAGGCCATCCACCCCGGCTACGGCTTTCTTTCGGAAAATGCCGATTTCGCGCAACGCGTCGAGGAATCGGGCTTCGTCTTCATCGGCCCGCGCCCGGAATCGATCCGCCTGATGGGCGACAAGGTATCGGCCAAGGATGCGATGAAGAAGGCCGGCGTGCCCTGCGTGCCGGGTTCGGACGGCGCCATGCCGGAAGACCCGAAGGAAATCATCGCGCTCGGCAAGAAGGTGGGCTACCCGGTCATCATCAAGGCCGCCGGCGGCGGCGGCGGTCGCGGCATGCGTGTAGTGCACGCCGAGGAAGAGCTGCTGCGCTCGGTCGAGATGACACAGAGCGAGGCGCAAACCGCCTTCGGCAACCCGGTGGTCTACATGGAGAAATTCCTGCAGACCCCGCGCCACGTCGAAATCCAGATCCTGGCCGACGAGCATGGCAACGCCATCTACCTGGGCGAACGCGACTGCTCGATGCAGCGCCGCCACCAGAAGGTGATCGAGGAAGCGCCGGCACCCGGCATTACCGATGCACAGCGCAAGAAGATCGGCGAAGCCTGCGCCAAGGCCTGCCGCGAGATCGGCTACCGCGGTGCCGGCACCTTCGAATTCCTGTACGAGAACGGCGAGTTCTATTTCATTGAAATGAACACCCGCGTGCAGGTCGAGCATCCGGTCACCGAGCTGATCACCGGCATCGATATCGTGCAGGAGCAGATCCGCATCGCCGCCGGCCTGCCGCTGCAATTTACGCAGAAGGACGTGAAGCTGAAGGGCCACGCCATCGAGTGCCGGATCAACGCCGAAGACCCGCTCAAGTTCGTGCCCAGCCCTGGCCGCATCACCACTTGGCATACGCCGGGCGGCCCGGGCGTGCGCGTCGATTCGCACGTCTACCAGGGCTATTTCGTGCCGCCCAACTACGACAGCATGATCGGCAAGATCATCACCTACGGCGACACCCGCGCCCAGGCCATGGCCCGGATGCGCATCGCGCTGTCGGAAATGGTGGTGCAGGGCATCCACACCAACATCCCGCTGCACCAGCAGCTGCTGCTGGATGCCGAGTTCGCCAAGGGCGGTACCAGCATCCACTACCTGGAACACCAGATGCCGGCGATCCGGGCCATCCTGGAAGGCAACTGA
- the accB gene encoding acetyl-CoA carboxylase biotin carboxyl carrier protein, producing the protein MDLRKLKKLIDLVEESGIAELEVTEGEEKVRITRVNQNAAPVYAQAPVQYQAAPAAAPVAAAAEAAPAASGLPEGFVVKSPMVGTFYRSASPGAKAFAEVGQSVNVGDTLCIIEAMKLLNEIEADHAGVIKAILVENGQPVEYGEPLFVIG; encoded by the coding sequence ATGGATCTGCGCAAACTGAAAAAACTGATCGACCTCGTCGAAGAGTCCGGCATCGCCGAGCTCGAAGTGACCGAGGGCGAGGAAAAGGTTCGCATCACCCGCGTCAATCAGAACGCCGCGCCGGTTTACGCGCAGGCACCGGTGCAATACCAGGCAGCCCCCGCTGCCGCGCCCGTGGCCGCTGCAGCCGAAGCCGCGCCTGCCGCCAGCGGCCTGCCGGAAGGCTTTGTCGTGAAGTCGCCGATGGTCGGCACCTTCTACCGCTCGGCTTCGCCGGGCGCCAAGGCCTTCGCCGAAGTCGGCCAGTCGGTGAACGTCGGCGATACGCTGTGCATCATCGAGGCGATGAAGCTCCTCAACGAGATCGAAGCGGATCACGCCGGCGTGATCAAGGCCATCCTGGTCGAGAACGGCCAGCCGGTCGAATACGGCGAGCCGCTGTTCGTGATTGGCTAA
- the aroQ gene encoding type II 3-dehydroquinate dehydratase, giving the protein MPNDRKVLVLHGPNLNLLGVREPQHYGADTLATINARLVAQGQAAGAKVDTFQSNREYELIERIHATLNDGTDVIVINPAAFTHTSVALRDAISGVKKPFVEVHLSNVHAREAFRHHSFFSDLAVGVICGLGAKGYEYALAFALEYPIPQAS; this is encoded by the coding sequence ATGCCCAACGACCGCAAGGTACTGGTATTGCACGGTCCCAATCTCAACCTTCTGGGCGTACGTGAACCGCAGCATTATGGCGCGGACACACTCGCCACGATCAATGCCCGACTGGTCGCTCAAGGCCAGGCTGCCGGCGCAAAGGTCGACACCTTCCAGTCGAACCGCGAATACGAATTGATCGAGCGCATCCACGCCACGCTGAATGACGGCACCGATGTGATCGTGATCAATCCGGCCGCGTTCACGCATACCAGCGTTGCGCTGCGCGATGCGATCTCGGGGGTGAAGAAGCCGTTTGTCGAGGTGCACCTGTCGAACGTGCATGCCCGCGAGGCATTCCGTCACCACTCGTTCTTCTCCGATCTCGCCGTGGGCGTGATCTGCGGGCTGGGTGCCAAGGGCTATGAATATGCCCTCGCCTTCGCGCTCGAGTATCCGATACCACAAGCGTCCTGA
- the tpx gene encoding thiol peroxidase gives MATVMLNGTPISVGGRFPHVGETAHSFMLVDMQLQDVPLSKFWGRRKVIAVVPSIDAAIGLAIAKRLDAVAAQLDNTVVLVVSVDTPYALARVAQQEGLHRLQLLSTLRGRDFHKDYGVMITDVPLSGLMATALIALDTDDNVRYAELVADINSEPLYDLMLQALFPPEPVVEEETEA, from the coding sequence ATGGCCACCGTGATGCTCAACGGTACCCCGATCAGCGTCGGCGGTCGTTTCCCGCATGTCGGCGAAACCGCGCACAGCTTCATGCTGGTCGACATGCAACTGCAGGACGTACCGCTTTCCAAGTTCTGGGGCCGACGCAAGGTGATCGCGGTGGTGCCCAGCATCGATGCCGCGATCGGCCTTGCCATCGCCAAGCGGCTTGATGCCGTCGCAGCACAGCTCGACAACACCGTGGTGCTGGTGGTGTCGGTCGATACGCCGTATGCATTGGCGCGCGTGGCGCAACAGGAAGGGTTGCACCGGCTGCAGCTGCTCTCCACGCTGCGTGGCCGGGATTTCCACAAGGACTACGGCGTGATGATCACCGACGTGCCGCTGTCCGGACTGATGGCCACCGCGCTGATCGCGCTCGATACCGACGACAACGTGCGCTATGCGGAACTGGTTGCGGACATCAACAGCGAACCGCTTTACGACCTGATGCTGCAGGCGCTGTTCCCACCCGAACCGGTGGTCGAGGAAGAGACCGAAGCCTGA
- the prmA gene encoding 50S ribosomal protein L11 methyltransferase yields MPWTELRITTDSKHAEALSDALFDLGALSVSIEDAAAGTDEEKPIFGEPGEPVDQMWDHSVVVAHLGDEMDPALTVTAAANQLGIAPPAFETVSVEDQDWVRLTQSQFDPIPISARLWITPTWHEAPDADAINIALDPGLAFGTGSHPTTRLCLRWLDAHIQANETVLDYGCGSGILAIAAKKVGAGQTHGVDIDPQAMIASRQNAEQNGVDIAFFLPDEAPEGEYDVVIANILTNPLKALAPMLASRVRAGGRIALSGILAEQADDVTAIYAAWFDLNPPVIEEGWVCLSGSKR; encoded by the coding sequence ATGCCCTGGACCGAACTGCGCATTACCACCGATTCCAAGCATGCCGAGGCGCTGTCCGACGCATTGTTCGACCTGGGCGCGTTGTCGGTCAGCATCGAGGACGCCGCGGCCGGCACCGACGAGGAAAAACCGATCTTCGGCGAGCCGGGCGAACCCGTGGATCAGATGTGGGACCACAGCGTGGTGGTCGCCCACCTGGGCGACGAGATGGACCCGGCACTGACGGTGACAGCGGCGGCCAATCAGCTTGGCATTGCGCCGCCGGCGTTCGAGACCGTGTCGGTCGAGGATCAGGACTGGGTACGGCTGACCCAGTCGCAGTTCGATCCCATCCCGATTTCCGCTCGGCTGTGGATCACCCCGACCTGGCACGAGGCACCTGACGCCGATGCGATCAACATTGCGCTCGATCCAGGCCTCGCCTTCGGCACCGGCAGCCATCCGACCACCCGGCTGTGCCTGCGCTGGCTGGATGCGCATATCCAGGCGAACGAGACCGTACTCGACTACGGCTGCGGCTCCGGCATTCTCGCCATCGCGGCGAAGAAAGTCGGCGCCGGTCAGACCCATGGCGTCGACATCGATCCGCAAGCGATGATCGCCAGCAGGCAGAACGCCGAGCAAAATGGCGTCGACATCGCCTTCTTCCTGCCGGATGAGGCGCCTGAGGGCGAATACGACGTGGTGATCGCCAACATCCTCACCAACCCGCTGAAGGCACTGGCACCGATGCTGGCGAGCCGGGTGCGCGCCGGTGGACGCATTGCGCTCTCGGGCATCCTCGCCGAGCAGGCCGATGACGTCACCGCGATCTACGCCGCCTGGTTCGACTTGAACCCGCCGGTGATCGAGGAAGGCTGGGTCTGCCTGTCCGGCAGCAAGCGCTGA
- a CDS encoding CAP domain-containing protein, which produces MRLPSMLLCLFLTACGGGGGGEDTAATPTPTPVATAPTPTPVDTLASNLLDQHNSVRRAEHAGLPDLTWSNELAAFAQTWANHLANDNNCGLTHRSGSERQLGGTTTGENLFAGWVSSAYSGYRWSATDVIASWSGEKADYDFATKSCAAGKACGHYTQIVWKTTTAVGCGRARCAQGEVWVCNYLPAGNYVGQNPY; this is translated from the coding sequence ATGCGTTTGCCTAGCATGCTGCTGTGCCTGTTCCTCACCGCCTGCGGCGGTGGGGGCGGCGGTGAGGACACCGCGGCCACGCCGACACCCACGCCAGTCGCCACTGCACCGACGCCCACGCCGGTGGATACGCTCGCCAGCAACCTGCTCGATCAGCACAACAGCGTGCGTCGTGCCGAGCATGCCGGGCTGCCCGACCTCACCTGGTCGAACGAGCTCGCGGCCTTCGCCCAGACCTGGGCCAATCATCTGGCCAACGACAACAACTGCGGCCTGACGCACCGCAGCGGCAGCGAACGCCAGCTGGGTGGCACGACCACCGGCGAAAACCTGTTCGCCGGATGGGTCTCGTCGGCCTACAGCGGCTACCGCTGGAGCGCTACCGACGTCATTGCCTCCTGGTCCGGCGAGAAAGCCGATTACGACTTCGCCACCAAGAGCTGTGCGGCCGGCAAGGCGTGCGGACACTACACGCAAATCGTCTGGAAGACCACGACAGCCGTCGGCTGCGGCCGCGCCCGCTGCGCCCAGGGGGAGGTCTGGGTCTGCAACTACCTCCCCGCGGGCAACTACGTTGGTCAGAACCCGTACTGA
- a CDS encoding PspA/IM30 family protein, translating to MSVFSKILTALKGSAREIGESVVDANATRIYEQEIHESKAALVRAKQDLTLVMAQEKAAGREIERLDKEIARFEEHALAALDKAEENLAVDVASRIAELEAERAAQQQAQREFAGHIANLKDLIRQAETRVREHERELAVAKTTESVYRATESISQSMGSGASKLGNARESLERIKERHTQMADRMKAAEELDAEFGNKALEQKLAAAGIGDNANRKEAVLARLKARREAGHGEQAE from the coding sequence ATGTCCGTCTTCAGCAAGATCCTGACCGCCCTCAAGGGCAGCGCACGCGAAATCGGCGAGAGTGTGGTGGACGCCAATGCCACCCGCATCTACGAGCAGGAAATCCACGAATCGAAGGCCGCGCTGGTGCGCGCCAAGCAGGACCTGACGCTGGTCATGGCGCAGGAAAAAGCCGCCGGCCGCGAGATCGAGCGACTCGACAAGGAGATCGCCCGCTTTGAGGAACACGCGCTGGCCGCGCTCGACAAGGCCGAGGAAAACCTCGCCGTCGATGTTGCCAGCCGCATTGCCGAGCTGGAGGCAGAGCGCGCCGCCCAGCAGCAGGCACAACGTGAATTCGCCGGCCACATTGCCAACCTGAAGGATCTGATCCGGCAGGCCGAGACCCGGGTGCGCGAGCACGAGCGCGAACTCGCCGTCGCCAAGACCACCGAAAGCGTCTACCGCGCCACCGAATCGATCTCGCAAAGCATGGGCAGCGGCGCCTCCAAGCTCGGCAATGCCCGCGAATCACTGGAACGGATCAAGGAGCGGCATACGCAGATGGCGGACCGGATGAAGGCCGCCGAGGAGCTCGATGCCGAGTTCGGCAACAAGGCGCTGGAACAGAAACTGGCCGCGGCCGGCATCGGTGACAACGCCAACCGC
- the queA gene encoding tRNA preQ1(34) S-adenosylmethionine ribosyltransferase-isomerase QueA, protein MQVSDFDYHLPEHLIAQFPPTERGASRLLHVDGTQLDDGWFRELPRLLRAGDVLVFNDTKVIKARLFGHKASGGAIEALVERVLDTRCALAHVRASKAPKPGATLLFDGGFAAEMVERRGDLFLLKFAGDVSVLDMLDAAGRLPLPPYITHTPDDEDARRYQTVYARDPGAVAAPTAGLHFTDALLEQLRAMGVSTHFLTLHVGAGTFQPVRVDNIADHTMHHERYAIPSSTIEAIRAAKASGGRVIAVGTTSLRALEAASQHGLLAEPEGDTDIFITPGYQFRVVDRLITNFHLPKSTLLMLVSAFAGFETMKAAYAHAVAAEYRFFSYGDAMLLERAAGAGQPG, encoded by the coding sequence ATGCAAGTTTCCGATTTCGACTACCACCTGCCCGAACACCTGATCGCGCAGTTTCCTCCCACTGAACGCGGCGCCAGTCGGTTGCTGCATGTCGATGGGACGCAGCTGGATGACGGCTGGTTCCGCGAGTTGCCTCGCTTGTTGCGCGCCGGCGATGTGCTGGTGTTCAACGACACCAAGGTGATCAAGGCCCGACTGTTCGGCCACAAGGCCTCGGGTGGGGCGATCGAGGCGCTTGTCGAGCGCGTGCTCGATACCCGCTGCGCGCTCGCGCATGTGCGGGCCTCCAAGGCGCCCAAGCCGGGAGCGACGCTGTTGTTCGACGGTGGTTTTGCAGCGGAGATGGTCGAGCGGCGCGGTGATCTGTTTTTGCTGAAGTTCGCCGGCGATGTCAGCGTGCTCGACATGCTCGACGCCGCCGGGCGGCTGCCGCTACCGCCCTACATCACGCACACGCCGGATGATGAGGACGCGCGTCGTTACCAGACCGTGTACGCGCGCGATCCCGGCGCCGTTGCCGCACCCACTGCCGGCCTGCATTTCACTGATGCGCTGCTTGAGCAGTTGCGTGCCATGGGCGTATCGACGCATTTCCTCACGCTGCATGTCGGTGCCGGCACTTTCCAGCCGGTACGGGTCGACAATATTGCCGACCACACCATGCACCATGAACGCTACGCCATTCCGTCGTCGACCATCGAGGCGATCCGGGCGGCCAAGGCGAGCGGCGGCCGGGTGATCGCGGTGGGCACCACCAGCCTGCGCGCGCTGGAGGCCGCCTCGCAGCACGGCCTGCTGGCCGAACCGGAAGGTGATACCGATATCTTCATCACGCCGGGCTACCAGTTCCGCGTGGTCGACCGGCTGATCACCAATTTCCACCTGCCGAAGTCGACGCTGTTGATGCTGGTGTCGGCCTTTGCCGGCTTCGAGACGATGAAGGCTGCGTATGCGCATGCCGTCGCCGCCGAATACCGCTTCTTCAGCTATGGCGATGCCATGCTGCTGGAGCGTGCCGCAGGCGCTGGGCAGCCGGGCTGA
- a CDS encoding DUF3426 domain-containing protein: MNHVTRCPNCQTAFKVSESQLAAHGGKVRCGKCSFVFNARACLEETLAEPEPVPQQVAVEPAPAPVATPAAVPAPPIALPEPIASTPPAPAPVEPPVADEPAAVAHAPAEGAQAPEPSVAEMVIAARKARLAAKAVAAQAASEQEEARTEAVPAPIPVPVPSPISEKPKADPRDQEALKAALKESPLTLNSVYRPIRSLEDEALLTPPEPPSRWRWLAIPLCLLLTLALIAQAGLYFRNQLATDFPWLRPPLVAACAQLGCAMPLPRNAELLRSDYSELTYLPDHNNLIQLSASVRNLAPYAQALPTLELTLTNAREEVVAKKRFPPAEYLVNSEKGRGELGSNDELHAMLQIDVGDLSSTGYTIYWFYP; encoded by the coding sequence ATGAACCATGTGACGCGCTGCCCCAACTGCCAGACCGCCTTCAAGGTGAGCGAGTCCCAGCTCGCTGCCCACGGCGGCAAGGTGCGTTGCGGCAAGTGCAGCTTCGTGTTCAACGCCCGCGCCTGCCTGGAGGAAACGCTGGCCGAGCCAGAGCCGGTCCCGCAGCAGGTGGCCGTCGAGCCAGCGCCCGCCCCCGTTGCGACGCCTGCCGCTGTCCCTGCACCGCCCATAGCGCTGCCCGAACCGATCGCATCCACCCCACCCGCGCCGGCACCTGTCGAGCCACCAGTGGCCGACGAACCTGCTGCGGTAGCCCATGCGCCAGCCGAAGGCGCACAGGCACCGGAGCCCAGCGTCGCCGAGATGGTGATTGCTGCCCGCAAAGCTCGACTGGCTGCCAAGGCCGTGGCCGCGCAAGCGGCCAGCGAACAGGAGGAAGCGCGCACCGAAGCCGTACCCGCCCCGATACCGGTGCCGGTGCCATCGCCGATCAGCGAGAAGCCCAAAGCCGATCCACGCGACCAGGAAGCGCTGAAGGCAGCACTGAAGGAATCACCGCTCACGCTCAACTCGGTGTATCGGCCGATCCGCTCGCTGGAAGACGAGGCGCTGCTCACGCCCCCCGAGCCGCCATCACGCTGGCGCTGGCTGGCCATCCCGCTGTGCCTGTTGCTGACCCTGGCCCTGATCGCCCAGGCCGGCCTCTATTTCCGCAACCAGCTGGCCACCGATTTCCCCTGGCTGCGTCCGCCACTGGTCGCCGCCTGCGCCCAGCTGGGCTGCGCCATGCCGTTGCCACGCAATGCCGAGCTGTTGCGCTCGGACTATTCCGAGCTGACCTACCTGCCCGATCACAACAACTTGATCCAGCTGTCGGCCTCGGTGCGCAATCTGGCGCCGTATGCCCAGGCACTGCCGACACTGGAGCTGACGCTGACCAATGCCCGCGAGGAAGTGGTCGCCAAGAAGCGCTTTCCGCCCGCCGAATACCTCGTGAACAGCGAGAAGGGCCGCGGCGAGCTGGGCTCGAACGACGAGCTGCATGCCATGCTGCAGATCGATGTAGGCGACCTGTCGTCCACCGGCTACACCATCTACTGGTTCTACCCGTAA
- the tpx gene encoding thiol peroxidase, whose amino-acid sequence MSEVTLGGNAVTVNGQFPKAGDTGKPFALVGKDLADVTLASFAGKRKVLNIFPSIDTPTCATSVRRFNEAASQLSNTVVLCISADLPFAQNRFCGAEGLANVVTLSTMRGRQFLNDYGVDIASGPLTGVAARAVVVLDENDKVLHSELVAEIKNEPNYGTALAALS is encoded by the coding sequence ATGTCTGAAGTCACCCTCGGCGGCAACGCCGTCACGGTCAATGGCCAGTTCCCCAAGGCCGGCGACACCGGCAAACCCTTCGCCCTGGTCGGCAAGGACCTCGCCGATGTCACCCTTGCCAGCTTTGCTGGCAAGCGCAAGGTACTGAATATTTTCCCGAGCATCGACACCCCCACCTGCGCCACCTCGGTGCGCCGCTTCAACGAAGCCGCCAGCCAGCTCAGCAACACCGTGGTGCTGTGCATCTCGGCCGACCTGCCGTTCGCCCAGAACCGCTTCTGCGGCGCGGAAGGCCTCGCCAACGTGGTGACGCTGTCGACCATGCGCGGTCGCCAGTTTCTGAACGATTACGGCGTCGATATCGCCTCGGGTCCGCTCACCGGCGTGGCTGCTCGTGCCGTGGTGGTGCTCGACGAGAACGACAAGGTGCTGCACAGCGAACTTGTCGCCGAGATCAAGAACGAGCCGAATTACGGCACCGCGCTCGCCGCGCTCTCCTGA
- a CDS encoding DUF6803 family protein, translating into MDMTHYMALLAANQPWNLLIFMAVPVILAETVAITELFILLRRQMAGTLRRINRAASIAAGVYFSGVFVYLLFTAVIPLTRDGLWRGPADWIAVGFYLAGVIPLGGLALLDLGLIYRQADAERRMAVHAALVAVFLVVAHVAMVFGMLDPTVLGAPSLAMHAGH; encoded by the coding sequence ATGGACATGACGCATTACATGGCGCTGCTGGCCGCCAACCAGCCGTGGAACCTACTGATCTTTATGGCGGTGCCGGTGATCCTGGCTGAAACCGTGGCGATCACGGAACTCTTCATCCTGCTGCGACGCCAGATGGCGGGTACGCTGCGCCGCATCAACCGCGCTGCCAGCATCGCCGCCGGCGTGTATTTCAGCGGGGTATTCGTGTACCTGCTGTTCACCGCAGTGATCCCGCTGACACGCGACGGGTTGTGGCGCGGACCGGCGGACTGGATTGCGGTGGGGTTCTACCTGGCCGGCGTGATCCCGCTCGGTGGCTTGGCCTTGCTGGATCTGGGCTTGATCTATCGCCAGGCCGATGCCGAGCGGCGCATGGCGGTGCATGCCGCGCTGGTGGCGGTGTTCCTGGTGGTGGCCCATGTCGCGATGGTATTCGGCATGCTCGATCCCACCGTGCTTGGCGCGCCGTCGCTCGCCATGCACGCCGGGCACTGA
- a CDS encoding DUF3025 domain-containing protein gives MPGIAGQHWPDALAHPAFALLAPLTAQLPRVPALADWQRLPPVHTQSGLPLQCVDPSSLSRYYEAEIYELGRIATRDDWHDCFNALVWHSYPRSKAALNALHYRLLPDTGQGPRGPVRDAATLFDECGLIVPYSDPALLELLVGHEWSTLFVDRRDDWGRHIDALVFGHATFENLLAPFTGLTGKCWPVQVEPAFFALPLAARMAQLDSQVCTSLSAGWLTTPRQLPPLPYLGIPGWWPQQDASFYANHSYFRSRRR, from the coding sequence ATGCCGGGAATCGCAGGGCAACACTGGCCGGATGCGCTGGCGCATCCGGCCTTTGCTTTGCTCGCGCCGCTCACGGCGCAGCTGCCACGCGTGCCAGCGCTCGCCGACTGGCAACGCCTGCCACCGGTCCACACCCAGTCCGGCCTGCCACTGCAGTGCGTCGATCCATCCAGCCTCAGTCGTTACTACGAGGCGGAGATCTACGAGCTGGGCCGCATTGCTACGCGCGATGATTGGCACGACTGCTTCAACGCGCTGGTCTGGCACAGCTACCCCCGCAGCAAGGCCGCGCTCAATGCGTTGCACTATCGACTGCTGCCGGATACCGGCCAAGGGCCGCGTGGGCCGGTGCGCGATGCCGCCACGCTGTTCGACGAATGCGGGCTGATCGTGCCCTACAGCGATCCGGCCCTGCTGGAGCTGCTGGTCGGGCATGAATGGTCCACACTGTTCGTCGACCGCCGTGACGACTGGGGTCGCCATATCGATGCACTGGTATTCGGCCACGCCACCTTCGAGAACCTGTTGGCGCCATTCACCGGCCTCACCGGCAAATGCTGGCCGGTGCAGGTCGAGCCTGCCTTCTTCGCCTTGCCGCTGGCTGCGCGCATGGCACAGCTGGATAGCCAGGTTTGCACATCCCTCTCCGCGGGCTGGCTGACCACACCGCGCCAATTGCCGCCGCTGCCCTACCTCGGCATCCCGGGCTGGTGGCCGCAGCAAGACGCCAGCTTTTACGCGAATCACAGCTACTTCCGCTCGCGCCGCCGTTGA